From Quercus robur chromosome 8, dhQueRobu3.1, whole genome shotgun sequence:
gaaacctctcttgtaaagaatgtcttttatcaagacgaaccttgccgcttggacttttagctttctcgctgcctccttctcttctggcagtatcccgtcctttaagtatgaagttatctgtgtagtccagtttctttcggagcgtatctcctgcatgttgtcggggtctattagtggaaagatttgaacaaaggaaagtacattacccggtgtcATCATATGTTCTgttgaagcggctttggctagccgatcggcgagctcattttctcccctggggatctggacgaccattgcttttagcccgtcgactcttgcccttacttgatcaagatatctcttcaacctttcccccttgcattcataatctccgtttacttgattggtcacgacttgagagtcgcaatacacgaccacactttcagctccggcggctttggctaggtcgagtcctgccgccaccgcttcgtattctgcttcattgttggtaatggggaagtcgagacggaccatacattcaatcttgtctctttcaggtgacagcaatactatgccggctcctccaactcgccgattggatgatccgtcggtgtagatgttccactgggggggttcttctgcccccttgtcctcgtcacgcgtaaactctgctatgaagtcggccacagcttgtcctttaatggccacacgtggacggtacttgatatcaaactcactcaattctattgcccacagcgtcagtcgacccgcggcttcaggattactcagtgcccttcgcaagggcttgttggtcattacgttcacggtatgggcttgaaagtagggcttgagcttgcgagccgccgtgaccaatgcaaaagcgagtttctccataggttggtatctttcttcggcaccgcggagcgcccggctggcgtagtacacgggcttctgtgccctgtcctcttctctgattaaggccgcgctgacggccaccggggagacagccaaatagaggaagagttcttcacctggttgcgaggggctcagtagaggtggtgaagatagataggtttttaactcctcgaaggctcgctgacactcgtccgtccactcgaatgactttttcaatgttcgaaagaagggtaaacacttgtccgtcgctctcgacacgaatctattcaatgccgctaccttgccgttaaggctttgtacttccttcacgtttcttgggggggccatctccattatggctcggattttgtccgggttagcttcaatccccctttgagataccatgaatcctaggaatttgcctgccgttacaccgaatgcgcactttcccggattgagtttcatgttgtaggatcgaagtgtgccgaatgtttccttgagatcttccaagtggtcttcctccttccggctcttcaccagcatgtcgtcgacatagacttggacattcctcccgatttgctgtgcgaacatcttgttcattagtctttggtatgttgcccctgcattcttcaggccgaatggcattactttgtaacagaagagtccttgactggttacaaacgaagtcttctcctgatcgtcctcgtgcatgcggatctggttataacccgagaaagcgtccatgaagcttagcaattggtgttgagccgtcgagtctactaggacgttgacccttggaaggggatagctatctttggggcatgctttgttaagatcggtgaagtccacgcacatccgccatttgccgctcgctttcttcaccattaccacattcgccagccaatcggggtagtagacttccctgatgaagcttgcctcttggagtttgcggacctcttccgctattgcttggtctcgttccggggcgaatactctcttcttttgtcggacgggtggaaacgagggcaacacattcaacttatgtaccatgactgagggatcgattcctggcatatcgtcatggctccaggcgaacacatccttattgctcctcaagaaagctacgagctcttaacggattgcgggtttggcaagcgttccgatcttggtgattcggtctggattggaactgtcgagagttatctcctctagcttctctgtaggttctgccgtcgttcggtgttcttctatgttcaaggcctggatctggtcatccacctccatcatagctacgtagcattctcatgcggcaatttgacttccgcgtagctctcctaccccatactccgttgggaacttgatcattaggtggtaagttgatgttgccgccttccacgagttgagcgtgggtcgtccaataatagcattgtaggctgacgagcaatcgaccaccaagaatgttacgtccttggtgatttgttgggggtaatctcctactgtcaccgatAATGTAaccgcgcccaaagggaatattctactccctccgaaaccaacgagcggggcgtttgtcagtattagctgctccctgtcaatcctcatttgctggaacgccggatagtacaagatatcggccgaactgccgttgtcgaccaacactcggtgcatattgtagtcgcctgcccgcaagctgacgacgagggcatcgtcgtgtggatggtgtaggcgtcttgcatcctcttccgagaacctgataatggggccttcccttcttgccatctatggcactgtacccgccaactggacattctgtaccatccgaaggtatgttttgcgagcctttttcaACGATCCGGCCGCggctgttcctccaattatcatccttatgtcccctaatgggggccttggtcgctcgttttctcgacgggggtgttgttcttgtgggggttgatccgttctctccttgctgacaaacttcttcagcttcccttgtcggataagggcttcgatttgttgcttcaagtcgtagcaatcggccgtgtcgtgaccatggtcacgatggaagcggcaatatttgtctctgaaccttttgttgggatcactcttcaactttcccggaaacgtcagggatcctttgtccttaatctgcattaggacttggtctatcagagcggtcaacggggtgaaacttgtgaaccttgcgcccatgggttttggacgtctctcctcccttcgatctcccatccttcctttcttccgcccctggtcctgtcggggatcctcttgtctgtctcttttcttgggtctatcttctcgggctaatagtgcgtcttcagcgttcatatacttggtggccctgtaaagcacctccgacatggtctttgggtcgtttttgtatagggagaacaaaaacttacccccccttcagcccgttcgtgaacgctgccactagtatcttgtcgtcgacttcgtcgatcgagagcgcttctttattgaagcgtgatatgtaggcccgtaacgtctcctcctttctctgcttgatattcattaaacaagccgtggatttcttataccgatgtcctccaatgaagtgcgtagtgaattgagcgctcagctccttgaaggtgccgatggagtttggtgctagccggctgaaccaaatccttgctgcgccctttagggttgtagggaatgccctgcacataattgcgtctgccactccctgaaggtgcatcagggtcttgaaggtctttaggtgatcgagagggtccttgattccgtcataactatccatacttggcatgcggaatttacttggcagggggaaggaattgacggttgccgtaaatggcgagtcagtccggttgacaaggtcgtcaagatcactggacactcgccctttgagagcgttcatcagtacttccatctgttccttcatcgcctgcatctccacgatgatgggttgtggagctgtatccgtcactgaagggatgctagcgtcccgtcgcacttgtttgctcggggcgttactctcctgtggtccgtcatgattcctcctttcagcgctggttccttcttgatccgcTCCTTGGTTATTGACCGCCGCACTCTTTTGGTTCAACTGttcttctaggtcgtggttttgttttgtgaggcgctccacggctgcggcgagcgtcctgacctgtctctcaagggcagtcgtaggggcttcctcttcttgaacgtcgttagtggttgccatcgagcgtgtgagtaccatgtaactcttttgtctaggaagcgataGTGCGCTACGttttttcccacagacggcgccaactgatgatgtcgaaaattgtcaccaatgggtcacaccgtctCGCGACTCAAAACGGACCTGCACGacagaagcaatcgaaagaagtccttcagagagcaccggtgtggtgccggccaaaagctctccgacggtcaagttagaattcttctgttttacttagagcgttagagagggtcaattaaagcgtacctcgatctCTGAGGGTgttaggccttttatagtgataaagggttgacttttcttcttggtttccaaatcttttccatgtgggactctaatacaaattcctctgagcgtggtgagcaaggatttctatttttggatcttagggcttttctaggcgatacggacttcggatcatgggcccttactacgtctgtcagcgatgggccttcaaagcgcaggggatcatctttatacaggcccagcagttccgatccgtcaggcccattaaggtaggcccatcaggctctatattttaccatcttcagcAAGAACAAGGGCTTCATTGACTTTGGAATAGTGAAAGAGATTTTGAGCTGCATTGGCTTGAGAAATCCATTTGACTATgaagaagaaattttaaaactagAGCTTGAAGCCAAGAAACAAGCAGGAACGGGTGGACTAATCGTGGTATCCAATATAAAcaatctcatctctctcatttcGTTTTCCAAATCTGTGATTTTCAATGATAAACAAAGTGAGAGAACAAAAGAAGACTGTATGCAACAGTCTGCATTCATAAGTAGGAATCATGATTATTCTTCATCTTCTCAGTCTTCTGTTGTTCCTAATATTCCCGATGAGTTTCGTTGCCCGATTACACTAGACTTGATGAGAGACCCTGTGATCGTAGCATCAGGGCACACTTATGATAGACATTCGATTGCACGGTGGATCAATTCAGGGCATTACACCTGCCCAAAAAGTGGGCAAAAGCTACTCCACATGGCCCTCATACCCAACTATGCATTGAAGAGTCTGATACACCAGTGGTGCCAGGACAACAATGTTTCATTGAATGAAGGTAAGGCATCATCTTTCTCAGACTCGGAGAGTGGAAACAGCAAAGGAAAACAAAGTGAGAATGCTGTTGATCATATTTCTGCTACAAAAGCAGTTGCTGATGCTGTCAAAATGACAGCAGAGTTTCTCGTGGGGAAACTAGCAACTGGCTCAGTAGAAATCCAGAGGCAGGCAGCATATGAGCTTCACTTACTTGCGAAAACTGGCATGGACAATCGCAGGATGATTGCTGACGCAGGAGCTATTCCATTTCTGGTGACACTACTATGTTCCCATGATCCAAGAATTCAAGAAAATGCTGTCACTGCCATGCTCAACCTTTCCCTCTACCAAAATAACAAGATACTAATAATGGCTGCTGGAGCAATTGACAACATAGTTTATGTGTTACAATCAGGGAAGACTATGGAGTCAAGAGAAAATGCTGCTGCTGCTATTTTCAGCCTGTCAATGATAGATGAATGCAAGGTGACAATTGGTGCTCGACCTAGAGCGATTCCTGCCTTAGTTGGGCTTCTGAGAGATGGCTCTCCAGCTGGAAAAAGAGATGCTGCAACAGCACTCTTTAATCTCGCAGTTTATAACGCTAACAAAATCAGTGTTGTGGTTACTGGCGCGGTCCCTGTGCTAATTGACTCGCTGATGGATGACAAAGCGGGCATAACAGATGATGCATTGGCGGTACTTGCTCTACTTTTGGGTTGCTCTCAAGGGCTGGAGGAGATAAGGAAGAGTAGAGTTCTGGTGCCTCTTCTTACTGACCTGCTAAGATTTGGGTCTTACAAAGGGAAGGAGAATTCAATAACTCTTCTATTGGGACTTTGCAAAGATGGAGGAGAGGAGGTAGCAAGATGTCTGCTAATAATCCCAAGAAGTGTTCCTTCTCTTCGGAGTTTGGCTGCCGAAGGGTCCCCAAAAGCTCGGAGAAAGGCGGATGCACTGCttagattactcagcaggtgttGCTCTCAGTCTCACAATCCTGTTGGATTGTTAGTATAAGAATACTACAGAAAGAGTCATGTACATTTGTGGGAATCATATAAATGAGTGTTTAATTTTGTATGGTGTCTTATTTGATACTGTAATTGATATTCTCAAAGACAATACTTAGTCACATGGATGTTTCATCTGTTCAAAAACATCTCAGGCTGGATTGctctaaaaaattttacatttgagcctgaagaacaatttttttccttcaaggaTACAGTAAACAGCAACCCTGCTGTTGACTCCCTGGTCTTTATAGCTAAGCGGCCCTTGTatccatttttctttaataagagAAGGTTTTTTAAGTTCTAACACATGATGAGAGGGATATGGGAAAATGGTTATCCTATTAGTATTGATTAGCCTATTGGTGATGTTTGATTAGAAAATACTAGCTGCTAAATTCGACTTCCCAGATAAAGCAAAATGATTCAAAGTGCCAACAGATTCATTGCAAATAGATCAAGAAATAAGCTTCAGCATTTTCACAACTCGAAGCATAGATTATTTGTCATTTAGAAATGGCAATCAGCAGTAAAATCTACTTCAAGACCACTGCCCCCTTCCTTCTATCTTTGTTGGTTGAGTGCTCCAAGAATGCTTGATGCCATACGAGAGTAAATTCAGAAAACAGATCAAACTACTCAATGTTCTTTCTACAGGTACACCCACCTAACAATACACTGCGTATTAATTTGTAACCAATGTCATTTTTCGGGTaatcttttctttctcaaaaagaaaaatgtattcCAAGGTATCAAACGCTTGTGTCAATTACAATGTAACTTTGTCAGCTGTTAAATAGCTGACCCACCAGTTGCTTAATCTATTTTCTAGGTAAAAAAGGCTTGTTTCATGATAAGACCTGTAGTCAAATACTAGCAAGAAAAATGTCCGAATCCCAACCCCTCATTGGTTTAGATAATACACAAATAACCTAATTACAATTGGTTAAAAGTTCTTTCTGCATACCAGAGAGTAATATTAATCATCTgaagcaaaaggaaaagaaattcaGAATGGAAAAGGGCAATGTTGATGAACAATAGAACTTTCTTTGCTTGAACTCTATATGTTCTTGTACATTACAGTTACAAGGGCAGATCCAACCAAGAATAAAGCAACAGCTGGAACCCTTCAGATCTTATTTACAGGCCTCCAATGCATTTGTGAACCAAGATTCACATTAGGGGAGGTGTTAAGACTAGCCAGTAAGTAATTTACAACTCTACCAATTCCAGCTGAATGTGTTTGCCTTTTATCTTGTAGTTCCAGAACCAACTTCCACTGTCCATCATACTCTGTTCAATAGGGTCCAACTGGACTGATAAACCtgagtttcaatgaaaatcACAAATGAATCGCTTGTGTTAACCATCATCTCAAGGAAAGGACATGAGTGCATGTGCATGTGATAATGATTTCATGCTTAGAGAGAGACGAGATTAAAAACGTTGTCaaactttaaaaatcaaaatcaaaattttttaaacattaggaccaaaatcaaaatgactcaaaattcatatatattccTTATGAGAGTAGTTGATGTTGATAATGGAAATGCCAATGCTTTAAAGAAAACTCTCGAAACCTGATTTGCCTGGTGTGATCTTCAGTTTGTAGCCATTTGGAACTTCGTATACTTGATTTCCCTGCATCAAAAAAAGCAGTAAAAGAAATTATAACTAATCTAAGCAAGATATCTGCACAACCAGCTAATAGCATAAAAAACCGGGTCACATGTGAGCGcaactataaaaataattagcCATTTGATTGAATGATGATAATTTGCAACCATCCAATATTTAGATATTACATAAGTCTTTTACTCTTTTAACTTTCCAAGAATGTAATAAACTGGATTATTATTTCTCTATGCACAGAGTATTATGTGTAGGACCTGGTTCCTGGCATCTAACAAACTGAAATTTTGTACGGATACAGTTCCCTTCCATAATACCTGAGAAATTTATCTATCCTACCATCAAATCCATACAAATCTCACAAAAAATCTAACCTGTAAGATAACATCAGTTGCCTCAAATTCAGCATTTCCATGCAGTATGACCTTAAATGCCTCAAAGCGCTGCACATCATGCTTCCAGTATATGTTGTTTCCAGAACCCCAGTCGATTCCCTTATTCAGTACCTTGACATTCTGCAATTTACATCTTCCACACCTAGCCAGAATAACATGCTTAGAATTTGCTAGCTACAATATTTAAaggttaaattactaatttagtCCTCCCAACTATTagaaaaagtttaattttttcccttgtctattaattgtatcaatttaacctatttaagaaaaaaatattttataaattaaacaaaagaatGCAAACACCATGCTACCTCTGCCCATATTTTAGGATAGGTTCACCATTTTCATCAATCCTGATTGACCCCATAACATTTTCAGCTTCAATGATCAGGCTTCCATCAAGCTGAAGTAGAGAAAGGGAGAAACAAGATCAGCTTAGAAAATAATAACCCAGCATTCTTtcaatttagtatttatttGAATAGAATAACCTGAACATCCCTCCACAAAAACTCCGCAACCTCTATTTGTAGCTCAGAGCCCATGGATATGGAACCTCCATGAAACTGAGACAATGAAGagaattaaggaaaaaaaattaatctttgTTGCTCCAGATTTGAGTGATTTGTTTATCCATTGATGGCAAACAATATAACCTTTAGTTACCAATGGATTTAAGAAAAACCCTCTCAATTATAACAGCATATCAGACAACGGAAGCATCTATGGGTACAgatgaaatttttatattagtACAAGAAATGCGTGAATGCGACACTCTAAATAAACAACCAGCAATGATGTTTCTAGTTAGTTCGGATTATCACATACAACCTAGTTAACTAGATTTACACACTATTttcagtgagagagagagagagacggcCCATAAAACACATGACAACCAGTATTGTAAGCTTACTTTTTGTCTTGAGACCTCCCAGAGTGGGCCAAGAGCAGGGTGCAGAAGGATGAGAAATGGTGGTCCAGAATCAACATATTCATCGTTACCTTTAATCTGCATCATggtaaaacaaaaacacttaATGTGAAGGTAGCTAtaaaatacttataaaaaaaaaaaaaaaaaagtgaatgtaGCCATAAAATGAAATTCACCAACACATTCAAGACTTGTGAACAAGACATAATGAATATGGGGCAATAATTTGTGGTGGGATAGCATAATATGCAACAAGATCCCACTCAAATTAACTGGGGAAAATTTTGCACAAATACTGCAGAAGATTTGTAAGGATTTACCACAGGAAGTCTAATATCACACTTGGAAAGAAGATCGTGTATATTTCGTAATATATCCAAAAGTGAACCATCTGGAGTCTGcacacaaattaaaatttaaacatattaaTAATGGGAGAATTATCAGGTTCAAGACCCAACATATTAAAAATGTAATAGAACTTTAAAGTACGCTCTGAGAACATCGTGACTTAGCATAATTAAAAAGCATGACCTGGTGTAATGACTTCTCTGCaagttttcttttcctcttaGCAGATGATGTGACCCTTCTTCGTTCATTATACACAATAAACGTGTCCATCTTTTCTGCAAATGACATAGCCAATAAACACAAAGGATGCTAAACATGGAAAAGAAATCACAAACTGCAAACAGAAAATAACAAAGATATACCTTCCACTCTGTTATAACAACGGGATGAACTTGTATTGAAAAAGTTGTCTGCAATATTTTGCATTGTGCATTCCAATCTTCCACCAGGGACACTATcacatcaaaagaaaaatgtggTTAGCAGTTAGCACGCACTCAGCATAATATCAGTGATAACAAATACAACAACTAATGCAGACAATTAAAGCCTAGCTATTAATATAAACagtgtcaaaaaaattatagatgtCCAATaaaggattttttatttatttttacatagtTCAAGTTACAAtgggggaaggggggggggggggggggggggaacttGAACCATGGATGTCTTTGTTGGAAACACTAGAAAGTGCAATTGAGCTACAAAGCTCTTGGTCTCCGTTGGAACCCTGGACGTCTCCAACAAAGGAATTTTAAAATGCCTCCCTTATAAAATTTTCAGGAAACCTAATCTCAAGGAAATGTTTGAATTGGGAAACCAAGACTTAACTTCTCCAATTCTGACCAGCCCACAgttttgcctctctctctctctctctctctacaaatttaATCTTGAACATGTTTCAAAATTAAGCATCCAACCCACACTTTGAATCTGATGGGTGCCATCATTTAAGCAATACCATATGTTACACTGTTTTACTCTTCCGTAATCGTGATTTCAATACTATTAAGCAATTTTATAAACGACAGCACGTGTCAGTGACAATGGCTACTAGACCAATGTTAAACAGCACATATCTGCTACAGACTTGGATTTAAACATCAGTCTCAATTGAGGCTTACATCTATATGTGGCAGATAATGGTTCtcaagattattattattattattattattttgggatAAGTAACTGAAATATTTTATAGGTTCTCAAGAATAATAAATACAGCTATGGATAATTTACAAATATCAAAAGAAAACCATTTTTTCACTATTGGTAAGTTGCACATGCATGTTCTGAGTTTTGAAATCATGACCTCTCCCTCCATCCTATTATCATGCAAAGAGgaagtgtcatttgagctagagctcattgacAGATCAGAAGAATACCTTTTGaaccaaatataatatataaaagaagcTGTCTGCATTTTCACAAAATGTACCTTGTGATGGTTTTCATATCCTAGAGtacattaataaaagtaatgGCACGGACGTTTTCCTCTTTTCATAGTTTGAACATTTGCCATTTGGCTTGATGTATTGCAGGATGCACATTTAAGCAATTTTCATGCAGAACACAACCACCTCCCATTGATATGGTActataagaaagaaaactttAAAACAGCAGCTAGAAGTTTGATGAAAGTATGTACCTATGCCTGTTTCCAAAAGCATCCTCATATACAACTGGCTTTTTTGTATTCAGCACCATGCCTGGTAAACTGTTTTCATTTTTGCTTGATCCAACCAACTCTGCAGATGCTAAATCCACATATAGGATGTTCGTATTGGCAGAAAACTTCTCCTGCAAACTTGAATACAGAAGACATGGATGACATTGGAAGATTTTTGAGATCCTTATGTTAAAAGATccc
This genomic window contains:
- the LOC126697762 gene encoding U-box domain-containing protein 1-like, whose translation is MAAALPSTMASSGLLPCGSLLESLVHISNEVASMEKLPCVQVRNISAMIRRTKLLYSLFEEIQDTNGSIPPPSILCLTELFCVIQRVKALIQECKDGSCVWGLIQTEFVSNQFYVLVKEMGRALDILPLSLLDLSADTREQVELLHKQVKRVDSYVNPRELQRREVLLQIMASEKNSNRKNKGFIDFGIVKEILSCIGLRNPFDYEEEILKLELEAKKQAGTGGLIVVSNINNLISLISFSKSVIFNDKQSERTKEDCMQQSAFISRNHDYSSSSQSSVVPNIPDEFRCPITLDLMRDPVIVASGHTYDRHSIARWINSGHYTCPKSGQKLLHMALIPNYALKSLIHQWCQDNNVSLNEGKASSFSDSESGNSKGKQSENAVDHISATKAVADAVKMTAEFLVGKLATGSVEIQRQAAYELHLLAKTGMDNRRMIADAGAIPFLVTLLCSHDPRIQENAVTAMLNLSLYQNNKILIMAAGAIDNIVYVLQSGKTMESRENAAAAIFSLSMIDECKVTIGARPRAIPALVGLLRDGSPAGKRDAATALFNLAVYNANKISVVVTGAVPVLIDSLMDDKAGITDDALAVLALLLGCSQGLEEIRKSRVLVPLLTDLLRFGSYKGKENSITLLLGLCKDGGEEVARCLLIIPRSVPSLRSLAAEGSPKARRKADALLRLLSRCCSQSHNPVGLLV